The nucleotide sequence AGTTTAAAAAATAAAGAGACCTTCCAATACAGTATTAGAAGGTCTTGCAAACGGTCACAGAACCGGCGGCCTTCTTTCACTCGTTGAGTTTTAGCACTGCATAACGTAGAGCTTGCCGCTCAGCCACATTAAGTAGAACCTTAAGCCGGTAATACTTGCTGACCCATTGGCGTCTCTCGACGTTTCCGGGCAGTGGCGTTTGTTTATGCAGGAGCCTCACCTAACAAAGAAGCACTACGGATTCAATTGTTTTCCCTTATTCTTTTTACTCTCTAACAACACCTTTGTCAACGAAAAGTTATGTAGAAAATCTATGACCATATTCTGGATGAATACTGGCTCAATTGCAGGACATGATAGAGAAGACATATGAAACAAAATCAGGAGGTTTAGCATGGGAATATTTGATGACATTGACAGAGATGACAATAGAAAAGAAGCGACCCTCGAAAATGAAATTACCGATAAGACCACCCTTCAACTCCGCAAGGAAGAGCTCGACATCGCCAAAGATCGAGTGTCCACTGGAGAGGTCCGTCTTGGAAAAGAGGTCGTGGAAGAAAAAAAGGTCGTCAATGTGCCTGTGACTCATGAAGAAGTGGTCATTGAGCAACGAGCGGTAAATGAACCGAGTGACACCCCCATCACCGGCGACGAGGAAATCCTTAGCATTCCTGTAACGGAAGAACGGCTTGATGTGGGCAAGCATACTGTCGTTACGGGAGAGATATCTGCCTACAAACGTGAGGTAGCGAATATGGAACAGATCGAAGAAACGGTAAAAAGGGAAGAAGCCCGAGTGGAACGGGAAGGCGATGTCGATACCGTCACCGATGAAACAGATCCTAATCTTCACTAATGCCTCAAAAACTAGAAACGCCTCGTGAGCGCAAACGCGCGTTACGAGGCGTTTCTACCAGAGACTTCATATTACTTACCGACGTTGCCGACGAGTTTGCCGATACTGCTGGGGCGCCTTTATCACCCTTCCCCGAAGGAGCAGGCGAATGATGAAGTTCG is from Heliomicrobium gestii and encodes:
- a CDS encoding YsnF/AvaK domain-containing protein, giving the protein MGIFDDIDRDDNRKEATLENEITDKTTLQLRKEELDIAKDRVSTGEVRLGKEVVEEKKVVNVPVTHEEVVIEQRAVNEPSDTPITGDEEILSIPVTEERLDVGKHTVVTGEISAYKREVANMEQIEETVKREEARVEREGDVDTVTDETDPNLH